ATAGGAAGCTCGCTCATGACCAGGAACGAGTTCGGATTGTAGGAATCCTGTATATCTTTGTGTACACGAAACCGCGAGAGACCGTACGGCAGAACTGCGATGGTTTTTCCTCCCGCCTCCAGAGCGCCGCTGTGAGCCGCCATATCAACTCCCCGGGCATAACCGGACAACACGGTGAATCCACACTCAGCAATCACCCTCCCGCATTTGTAGGCTAAGTCGGTTCCTGCCTGAGAAGCATTCCGTGCTCCGCATATCATTATGGTTCTGCTCTCCAGGAGAGAATAATCACCATAACAGGTGAGCGTTTCAGGCGCTCCGTTTCCGAGAAGAGGAATTATTTTTTTCGGGAAACCGGCCTCATCCGCTCTGAGTTCCAGGAGATGAGCAGCCTCCGAACCGTTCATCTCATCATCCCGATAATAGGTTCCATACCGGCGCATTTTCAGGAAAGGACGGCGACTATACCTGTTGCCGTCATGGATATACCGGTTCGTATAATCATACTCCGGCCCTTTAGCACACATAATTCTTTATCTCTCCCTATGTTCTTCTATTAGCCATGATACCAGCATCCTCCTTGCATATACAATACCATAGAACAGTACATATGTCAAGTGAATTTTATTATACTGCATAAATTTTTTTCCGAAATACTTTTTTAATCCGGATTATTCATGAAAAAATTTGTCTCTATCTTCTCACTACATTTGATTTCTTTCTGTTTGTATCCTATATTTGGAAAAATCGTGTTATTGCTCCGGTGATTAAAGAGTGACATCGGATGACGTCATGCCGAACTTGTTTCGGCATCTATTCCAAATATTGGTATCAATATTTATTCGACGGAGCAATACCAACAGTAAACATGGAGTCGCCCATGAATTCCCGTGAACGGATACGTAAAGCAGTCAATTTTGAAAAACCCGACCGGGTGCCCATTGATCTGG
The Candidatus Latescibacter sp. DNA segment above includes these coding regions:
- a CDS encoding DNA-processing protein DprA → MCAKGPEYDYTNRYIHDGNRYSRRPFLKMRRYGTYYRDDEMNGSEAAHLLELRADEAGFPKKIIPLLGNGAPETLTCYGDYSLLESRTIMICGARNASQAGTDLAYKCGRVIAECGFTVLSGYARGVDMAAHSGALEAGGKTIAVLPYGLSRFRVHKDIQDSYNPNSFLVMSELPIWQVFTTHAAFRRNKLMVALADAVIVVEPGETGGTWYSAERAWKMGKGLYFLEGARPEIIPRLELLGGRRIAVVNGVPDLKEVMEG